A DNA window from Fragaria vesca subsp. vesca linkage group LG3, FraVesHawaii_1.0, whole genome shotgun sequence contains the following coding sequences:
- the LOC101299456 gene encoding uncharacterized protein LOC101299456 — MTWKRYQQAQAGYEAAKSLNAQKFLKKIGCGKEDYHFWKQIGKALLCTYTLGGAAWLYNEKSPLGWWTLKPLPKEERELAHLYERREFPYPGDEEAMEEFVAKGGMIGTTIGPKGFIETDKDALNYQKELQNKKFEQEAQKLWIRMRNEVISELQEKGYDVE; from the exons ATGACTTGGAAGCGCTATCAGCAGGCTCAAGCAG GTTACGAGGCGGCGAAATCGTTGAATGCCCAGAAGTTCTTGAAGAAAATAGGATGCGGCAAGGAGGACTATCACTTCTGGAAGCAAATCGGCAAGGCTTTACTATGCACATACACACTGGGTGGAGCAGCTTGGCTCTACAATGAGAAATCGCCACTCGGATGGTGGACGCTGAAGCCTCTTCCCAAGGAAGAGAGAGAGCTAGCTCACTTGTATGAGCGGCGAGAGTTTCCATACCCGGGAGACGAAGAAGCAATGGAAGAGTTTGTGGCCAAAGGTGGCATGATCGGCACGACGATTGGCCCGAAAGGGTTCATTGAGACGGATAAAGATGCGCTGAACTATCAGAAGGAGCTGCAGAACAAGAAGTTTGAGCAGGAAGCGCAGAAGCTGTGGATCAGGATGAGGAATGAGGTTATTTCGGAGCTTCAAGAGAAGGGCTATGATGTTGAGTGA
- the LOC101296364 gene encoding UPF0503 protein At3g09070, chloroplastic-like, producing the protein MTQHRQPQPHRRSTCHRHPTTPITGFCAPCLSERLAGLDSASSSAADTAAGGVPPTSQTAHSGPSELRRSKSCCGTRPEYPPEPPRRKSCDVRNRNTLSELFNIDDDRKGLPRNFEIEPSGHGFELKEAAPEEEENGDEIRVSDAEFKTMKELIDLELQRKKGNGRDLREIAGTFWESASNKVRQWRLKQKAKKLGSEGFGSEKRSTRRGLRETQSEVGEYALGRRSCDTDLDPGRMSLDEPRASWDGYLSTRAYPRMTPMVAVVEDVKMSEEEGLESLERSPGGSAQTKDYYFSQTRRRRSFERSSSCAHSKGVMAAEVDELKLVSSGATELFYGAKVLITEKELMESSSSNSKSVEEDGVAGGCGVGIEGICGNAGAVSSNGVDQKPQKWHKRWKFWGQRKSQPKVDDESWKKLRRVSNGEANPTVSQKLIRSYSVSCRNSCKMVGLFSNVSTVESKGNGLKTLQRNRSARYSPSNLDHGLLRFYLTPLRSYRRSESGKSRLPNNHSLQTLAKNML; encoded by the coding sequence ATGACCCAACACCGCCAACCCCAACCCCACCGCCGCTCCACCTGTCACCGCCACCCCACCACACCCATCACCGGATTCTGCGCCCCTTGCCTCAGCGAACGCCTCGCCGGCCTCGACTCCGCCTCCTCCTCCGCCGCCGACACCGCCGCAGGCGGTGTTCCCCCAACTTCCCAGACCGCGCATTCCGGGCCTTCGGAGCTCCGCCGCAGCAAATCGTGCTGCGGGACTCGACCCGAGTACCCGCCGGAGCCTCCGCGGCGAAAGTCGTGCGACGTCAGGAACCGGAACACTCTCTCGGAGCTTTTCAACATCGACGACGACCGCAAGGGCCTGCCCAGAAACTTCGAGATCGAGCCGAGCGGGCATGGCTTCGAATTGAAAGAAGCGGCGCCGGAGGAGGAGGAGAATGGGGACGAAATTAGGGTTTCGGACGCGGAGTTCAAGACGATGAAGGAGCTGATAGATCTCGAGCTGCAGAGGAAGAAGGGTAACGGCCGAGATTTGAGAGAAATCGCAGGGACATTTTGGGAAAGTGCCTCGAACAAAGTGAGGCAATGGCGCCTGAAGCAGAAGGCCAAGAAGCTCGGAAGCGAGGGTTTCGGGTCGGAGAAGAGGAGCACACGGCGGGGGCTGAGGGAGACTCAATCGGAGGTGGGAGAGTACGCATTGGGCCGGAGATCCTGCGATACGGATCTGGATCCGGGTCGGATGTCGCTGGATGAGCCTCGGGCTTCGTGGGACGGGTACTTGAGCACCAGAGCTTACCCGAGGATGACTCCGATGGTTGCGGTGGTGGAGGATGTGAAGATGAGTGAGGAGGAGGGTTTGGAGAGCTTGGAGAGGAGTCCGGGAGGCTCCGCGCAGACTAAGGACTACTACTTTTCGCAGACGAGGCGGCGGAGGAGCTTTGAGAGGTCGAGTAGTTGTGCTCATAGCAAAGGGGTAATGGCGGCCGAGGTGGATGAGTTGAAGCTGGTTTCTAGTGGTGCTACGGAGTTGTTCTACGGGGCGAAAGTGCTGATTACAGAGAAGGAATTGATGGAGTCGAGTTCTTCGAATTCAAAGTCTGTGGAAGAAGATGGTGTGGCGGGTGGTTGTGGTGTTGGGATTGAAGGTATTTGTGGGAATGCAGGTGCTGTTTCGTCGAATGGAGTTGATCAGAAGCCGCAGAAATGGCACAAGAGATGGAAGTTCTGGGGGCAGAGGAAAAGCCAGCCGAAAGTTGATGATGAGTCTTGGAAGAAGCTGAGGAGGGTTTCTAATGGAGAAGCCAATCCCACTGTTAGCCAGAAGCTGATTCGAAGCTACAGTGTGAGCTGCAGAAACTCCTGCAAAATGGTGGGTTTGTTTAGTAATGTGAGCACTGTGGAGAGCAAAGGGAATGGCTTGAAGACGCTGCAGAGGAACAGAAGTGCACGATACTCACCGAGCAATCTTGATCACGGCCTGTTGAGGTTTTACTTGACGCCATTGAGGAGCTATAGGAGGAGTGAATCAGGGAAGAGTAGGCTGCCAAACAACCACTCCTTGCAGACTTTGGCCAAGAATATGTTGTAG